A window of the Brachyspira suanatina genome harbors these coding sequences:
- a CDS encoding methyl-accepting chemotaxis protein codes for MKKIHSLSFKVPVIISSIIFMTIALLAFISIWSSSRAIRKAALEGFSSTVSGYANMTDMVLHEQLLAIATYSQSGTLINGILNIDDIAVKNEAEKRLKDFASVNGYALNMGLADVNGRIIVDSDNASLEGTSITDSDTELFTRLKANNYNATYANTIAKDSQAILLCKGLFNSQGNLIGIIYINIDLGKVNKDFIDNINFDGDITIANDKGIIMLSSDHNRIGTLLPQVYEIAKTTSEGVIESYVFGNNKSKRSAAYKNISIMPWSVIFANYNSQIYKDIRGIIFRTSTIVPFFIILACFVVALYIKTITKPLISLVLFAKEISQGNLVYEHQNINRDDELGMLANSFFNMRDVLLDIIMKVRVSADEITSSARALSKDSEDLSRRTDTQASSLQETASSMEEMASTIVSSTNKSVDGNKMMINSKASIEHAGSIILDTVQNIEEVNEASTKIKNITKIIEDIAFQTNILALNAAVEAARAGDQGKGFAVVASEVRNLAQTTQSSVKDITSLVDNAYEKITKATESARESQEIFKDIQDKIDVTSKLMDDISTTALEQQAGVQQVNKAITDMDAVTQQNAALVEHTSASSSSLLNQAEELVNAMSFFKV; via the coding sequence ATGAAAAAAATACATAGTTTATCTTTTAAAGTTCCTGTTATAATAAGTTCTATCATATTTATGACAATAGCTTTATTAGCTTTTATTTCTATTTGGTCTTCTTCAAGAGCTATAAGAAAAGCAGCATTGGAAGGTTTTTCTTCTACAGTTTCCGGATATGCCAATATGACAGATATGGTGCTTCATGAACAATTACTTGCAATAGCAACATACTCTCAATCCGGAACATTAATAAATGGTATTCTAAATATAGATGATATAGCTGTAAAAAATGAAGCAGAAAAAAGATTAAAAGATTTTGCTTCAGTAAATGGATATGCTCTTAATATGGGACTTGCAGATGTCAATGGAAGGATAATAGTTGATAGTGATAATGCATCTCTTGAAGGCACATCTATAACTGATTCTGACACTGAATTATTTACAAGATTAAAAGCAAATAATTATAATGCTACTTATGCCAATACTATAGCAAAAGATTCTCAAGCTATACTTCTTTGCAAAGGACTATTTAATTCTCAAGGAAATTTAATAGGTATTATTTACATAAATATAGATTTAGGAAAAGTAAATAAAGATTTCATTGATAATATTAACTTTGACGGTGATATAACAATAGCAAATGATAAAGGTATTATTATGCTTTCATCCGATCATAACAGAATAGGCACTTTATTACCTCAAGTTTATGAGATAGCAAAGACTACATCGGAAGGTGTTATAGAATCTTATGTGTTTGGAAATAATAAAAGCAAACGTTCTGCCGCTTATAAAAATATTAGTATAATGCCTTGGTCTGTTATATTTGCAAATTACAATAGTCAAATTTATAAAGATATAAGAGGCATAATTTTTAGAACATCTACAATAGTACCGTTCTTCATAATATTAGCATGCTTTGTAGTTGCTCTTTATATAAAGACTATAACAAAACCATTAATTTCATTAGTATTATTTGCCAAAGAAATATCTCAAGGTAATTTGGTTTATGAACATCAAAATATTAATAGAGATGATGAATTAGGTATGCTTGCTAATTCTTTCTTTAATATGCGTGATGTACTGCTCGATATTATAATGAAAGTTAGAGTTTCTGCCGATGAAATAACTAGTAGTGCAAGAGCACTTTCAAAAGACAGTGAAGATTTATCAAGAAGAACAGATACTCAGGCATCTAGTTTGCAGGAAACAGCTTCATCAATGGAAGAGATGGCCTCTACTATTGTATCATCTACAAATAAATCAGTAGACGGAAATAAAATGATGATAAACTCAAAAGCATCTATTGAACATGCTGGAAGTATAATATTAGATACTGTTCAAAATATAGAAGAAGTTAATGAAGCTAGTACAAAAATAAAAAACATCACAAAAATAATAGAAGATATAGCATTCCAAACTAATATACTTGCTTTAAATGCAGCAGTAGAAGCAGCTCGTGCCGGAGATCAAGGTAAAGGTTTTGCGGTAGTAGCTTCTGAAGTTAGAAATTTGGCGCAGACTACTCAGTCATCAGTAAAAGATATCACTAGTCTAGTAGATAATGCCTATGAGAAAATTACTAAAGCCACAGAATCAGCAAGAGAATCACAAGAGATATTTAAAGATATTCAAGATAAAATAGATGTAACTTCAAAACTCATGGACGATATAAGCACAACAGCATTAGAACAGCAAGCAGGTGTGCAGCAGGTTAATAAAGCAATCACAGATATGGATGCAGTAACTCAACAAAATGCCGCTTTAGTAGAGCATACTTCTGCATCATCTAGTTCTTTGCTCAATCAGGCTGAAGAATTAGTTAATGCTATGAGCTTCTTTAAAGTATAA
- the hisC gene encoding histidinol-phosphate transaminase gives MSKFLSDKAKSIEPYTPGEQPKDKNYIKLNTNESPYPPSPYVKKVLIESNFDDLRLYPDPNVSDLKKEIAELYNVNTNNIFIGNGSDEILAFSFMAFFNRGDKIYYPNITYSFYSVYSSLFDLNEVKIPLKEDFSIDINDYKNLDSGIFIANPNAPTGLLLTLDQIEEIIINNKNNIVIIDEAYIDFAGIESAYKLTKKYDNLLVVQTFSKSRSLAGIRLGFAIGNENLIQGLKNIKYSFNSYTINRLSIIAGIEAIKDKDYFKDTVNKVINTREKTKIKLKELGFNVLDSKSNFIFISHKNVFAKDIYLKLKDKGILVRYFNSDIINNYIRVTIGTDEEMDIFVEKIQYLIKN, from the coding sequence ATGAGTAAATTTTTAAGTGATAAGGCTAAATCTATAGAACCTTATACTCCCGGTGAACAGCCTAAAGATAAAAATTATATAAAATTAAATACGAATGAATCTCCATATCCGCCATCACCTTATGTAAAAAAAGTTTTAATTGAAAGTAATTTTGATGATCTAAGACTTTATCCTGATCCTAATGTATCAGATTTAAAAAAAGAAATTGCTGAGTTATATAATGTAAATACAAATAATATTTTTATAGGAAACGGCTCTGATGAAATATTAGCTTTTTCTTTTATGGCTTTCTTTAATAGAGGTGATAAAATTTATTATCCTAATATTACATACAGTTTTTATTCTGTATATTCTTCTCTTTTTGATTTAAACGAAGTAAAAATACCATTAAAAGAAGATTTCAGTATAGATATTAATGATTATAAAAATTTAGATTCAGGAATATTTATAGCTAATCCTAATGCTCCTACAGGATTATTACTCACTTTAGATCAGATAGAAGAAATTATCATAAACAACAAGAATAATATAGTTATAATAGATGAAGCGTATATTGATTTTGCTGGAATAGAAAGTGCATATAAACTTACAAAAAAATATGATAATCTTCTTGTTGTACAAACTTTTTCAAAATCCAGGTCATTAGCAGGAATTCGTTTAGGTTTTGCTATAGGTAATGAAAATCTTATTCAGGGGCTAAAAAATATTAAATACTCTTTCAATTCTTATACTATTAATAGGCTTTCTATAATAGCCGGAATTGAGGCTATAAAAGATAAAGATTATTTTAAAGATACTGTAAATAAAGTAATAAATACAAGAGAAAAAACAAAAATAAAATTAAAAGAATTGGGATTTAATGTACTTGATTCTAAATCTAATTTTATATTTATATCACATAAAAATGTATTTGCCAAAGATATTTATTTAAAATTAAAAGATAAAGGTATTTTAGTTAGATATTTTAACTCTGATATTATAAATAATTATATAAGAGTAACTATAGGAACAGATGAAGAAATGGATATATTTGTAGAAAAAATCCAATATTTAATAAAAAATTAA